Part of the Candidatus Methylomirabilis tolerans genome, GGGGACCCGGGGCCACGATCAACCGCTTCTTCCCGTCGTTGGGCAACCACGATTGGGCCACGACGGGGGCGCAGCCATATCTTGACTACTTCACCCTGCCGAACAACGAGCGGTACTACGACGTCGTCTGGGGACCTGTACACCTGTTTGCCATTGACAGCGACCCGAACGAGCCGGACGGGGTGACGAGTATCTCGGTTCAGGCAGGGTGGCTTCAGGGTGAGTTGGCGGCCTCGACGGCCTGCTGGAAGCTGGTGTACATGCACCATCCGCCGTATTCGTCAGGATCGACGCACGGATCGAGCACCTGGATGCAATGGCCGTATCAGAGCTGGGGCGCGAGCGTGGTCCTGGCCGGCCACGACCACGACTATGAGCGGATCATCCAAGGGGAATTTCCGTACTTCGTCAACGGCCTGGGCGGCAGGAGCATCTACTCGTTCGGGACGCCCGTGTCCGGCAGCCAGGTGCGGTACAACGGCGACTACGGCGCCATGCTGGTCGATGCGGACGAGGCCGGCATCACGTTCCAGTTCATGAGCCGTACCGGCACGCTCATCGATACCTACACATCGACTGCCAGCCATTGCGTGCTTGCAGCGCCGACCAATCTGACGGCAAAGGCGGTCTCGATCAGCCGGATCGACCTGGCGTGGACGGACAATGCCGGCAACGAAGACGGGTTCTCGATCGAGCAGTCGTTGAATGGGACCAGCTTTACACAGATCGGGCGGGTGGGTGCGAATGTCAAGACGTACTCGGCCACGGGTCTTTCGCCTTCGATCACCTACTATTACCGCGTCCGCGCCTACAACAACGCCAGCTCCTCCGCGTATTCCAACACTGTCCGAGTGAGGACGAAACGCAGATAGTGGTATGGCACGCCAGTTGACCGTCACCCAATGCCCAAAGGTCTTGGCCACCCCGCAGGGGCTGCGCGGATAGAAAGGGGTGTGCTCGTTCTGGGCATCTCGACAGCCTTGCCGAACATCTCGCTGGAGCTCGCCTGGTAGCGTGATTCTTTCCAGGAGGTACGTGATCCGGGACAGGGTGTCCGTGCTGGACCGGCGCACAGCGCCACACATCTCGTACCCTTTTGCCGGCGGGAATTCGGTGAGGTAGGAGCCATCCTGGCCGGTGATCCCGGTGATGAGAATCCGCCAGCCTGTGCGTCGCACGCAGACAGGCCTCGCTATCCCCCTCCAGGGCGTACCCAGCGGGCGCTCACGCGATCGAGGAGAAGGGGGAACGCCTTCCGCAGCCAGCTCTGGGCGCCTTGAGGCAGGATTCGCCTGGCCGGCCACAGTACCCATCGGGCTAATGGCCACGAGAGATCTACGAGGCGGTAATAGGACCGGCAGGCCTTCCAGTGCGGCGGAACGCGGCCGAATGATCGCTCGACTACCGTGTAAATCTCCTGAAACAACTGCTCCCGGTGCGCAAACGATTTGGTCTCAAGATAGCGACGGCTGTTGGCAAGAAACCGGTTGATCCGGTCGATGCGCAAGCGGTGACCCACTCTGATCCAGAGATCGTAATCCATGCAGTAGTGGAGGGCGGGGTCCAGCATCCCAACCGATTCGATGGCTGAGCGCCTGATGAAGGCGGTTGGCTGGCAGATGAGG contains:
- a CDS encoding fibronectin type III domain-containing protein, producing MHHPPYSSGSTHGSSTWMQWPYQSWGASVVLAGHDHDYERIIQGEFPYFVNGLGGRSIYSFGTPVSGSQVRYNGDYGAMLVDADEAGITFQFMSRTGTLIDTYTSTASHCVLAAPTNLTAKAVSISRIDLAWTDNAGNEDGFSIEQSLNGTSFTQIGRVGANVKTYSATGLSPSITYYYRVRAYNNASSSAYSNTVRVRTKRR